The genomic interval AGGTGTATTTCCACCAGCCGTAGATGCCTATTTGCCCCAGAACTAAACCAATGGATGCCCCAACAAGACCTGCGAAGAGCCCATATGTAAGCACTGCCCACCGAATGTGTCTAGGTGTGGCACCCTGTGAGGCGAGCAGTGCGAAAGTTCTGGTTTGCCTTGAGGCGGAAATTGTAAATACTGGTGAGATCAGCATGAGTGCAACGACGGCGAGAATTGTCGTCGATAAAAATCCCATGATGTAGCTTGGGATCAAATTTGGGTCGACGGATATGGGGCCGCGCCGATATTCATTAACTTCAAAGCCAACTGCTTCTAGTGCTTGTCGGTTTTCTTCGGTGAAATTCGATCCGGGGAAGTACCAGGTGCCGGAAAAAGTTTCTGATTCGGAGAAATTCTCAAGAGAAAACAGAGTACCTTCGGGCAATAAGATATTTGTGGGAGAAATCGACTGAACTTCCACCGGGGTGCCGTGAATGGTCACGGTATCACCGATTGTGGCACCTAAAACATCGAGTGCATCGGCGGGAAATGAGGCTTGTTGTACGTTTGTTGATTGCACAACAAAGAAATTGACTTCCTCATCACCGAAGGAGACTTCTGGATAACCATTGGCAAAGAGTTCCAGGTGGAAGTCTTCTGGAAGGTTTTCTTGGAGGAGTTGGTAGGCTCCTTCTCCGTCATAGTGAGCTTGTACCTGGGAACCAGGATAGCTAGCTGCATTGTTGATTGATTGATCATAGGTAAGAAAGAAACTCACCAGGAACATCGGTACGGCCACCAACAAGATGGCTGCCAGCGATCGCCATGGGTGTTTAAAGGCATCGCGCAGGGTGGGGCGGGTTGCTGCTAGAAGTGTGGTCACTGGATTTCACCATCCCTAAGCATGATTGTTCGGTCTGCCCACGCGGCGAAGCGGGGTTCGTGGGTGACAAGGAGGCCTGCGGCACCGGAATCGATTCTTTGGCGGAGGACGCGGAGGACTGCGTCGCCGGTGGAGGTGTCGAGGGCGCCGGTGGGTTCGTCGGCAAGCAAGATTTTTCGGGGGCCGATGAGGGCTCTCGCGATGGCGACGCGCTGGGCTTGGCCGCCGGAGATCTCTTCGGGGAAGCGGTCGTCGAAGCCTTCGAGGCCGACTTCCGCGAGTGCGATTGCTACTGCCTGGCGGTCGGTTTTGCCGTCGAGTTCTAGGGGCAGACCGACGTTTTCTCCGACGGTGAGGGTGGGGACCAGGTTGTAGTTTTGGAAAATAACTCCGATGTGGCGACGCCTGGTTTCAGCTGCGCGTTTGGCGTTGAGGTCTGAGGCGCTGGCACCGTCGATAAGCACATGGCCAGAGGTTGCGCGCTGCAGGAGGCCGGCGACGTTGAGCAAGGTGGATTTTCCTGAGCCGGACGGGCCCATGATGGCAACGAGTTCGCCGGGATTGACTGCCAGCGAGACGTTGTTGAGCGCGGAGACGTGGCGTGGGCCTTCTCCGAAGGCGCAGGAGATGTTTTGAAGTTCAAGGGGGAAAGGCGTGTTTGTCATTTACTGCTCCAATGCTTCAATTCGGTCGAGCCAACGTGCCTGGGCTTCTAGTTCAAAGATTCGCTTTTCGACGAGGAGCCGCTGGGTGTTTCTGGTTTCGGCGAGATCGCGGCTGGATTTGTTGAGTGCGCGTAGTTCCGCCATGACTGTGTTGCGTTGAATGTCTAAAAGTGGAATCAAATTGAGGCCACGTGATTCTGCGATGGCGATTTTGGTGACTAATTCATCGCGTTCGGACAGTGTGACGGTGACGGGACTTTCGAACCACTGCGCGACAAGTTCGCGACCTAAGTCCGTGGGCTGGAAAGTATCTACGGTGCGGCCGTTGGAACTGACGGTGGTGCCTGCGGTTTCCGCCAGGCCGTCGCGCTGTAGCCGCTGGATGGTTTGGGTGACTTGGCCGATATTGAGCTGCCAGATCCCCATTGTTTCTTCAAACTTGGTTTGCAGCTGACTTGCCGAGGTTGGTTCGTCGAGCATGAGCACCAAGAGTGCATGTTTTATGGACATTGTTCCCCAATCAAGAGTTGGATACCCAGTAACTTACTGGGTATGTTTTGGGAACGCAAGAGGACGACCGTAAAGGGTCGCCCAAAAGTTAATTAAAGAGTAATGCCGCGCTCTGCAAGCCAAGGAGCTGGATCAACAGCGCCACCGCCTGCAGGGTAAACCTCGAAGTGGAGGTGGGAGCCGGTGGAGAATCCTCGGCTACCCATGCCTGCGATGCGCTCGCCAGCCTTAACAGTCTGACCAACGGTCACCTCAACGGTTTCCATGTGGCCGTACACGGTGATGGTGCCATCTTCGTGCTGGAGGCGAACCCAGTTACCGAAACCGGAAGCAGGACCTGCATCGATAACAGTGCCGTCCATGGCAGCGAGGATTGGAGTGCCGATTGCGTTAGCGATATCCACACCGTTGTGGTTGGTGCCCCAACGAGCACCGAAGCCGGAGGTGTAAGAACCTTCAGCAGGGCGAACCACTGAAGGGCCACGAGCGTCCAGGTCAGCCTGAATGCGGTCAGCGTTGTACTGAATGGTCTTAACGATCTGATCGCCCAAGTTCACAACTGGCTTGAACTCAGCGATGGACAGGATCTGAGGGGCGGAGCTTCCAGCCACGAGGTCAGTTGTGTCGTTTGCAGTAAGCTCGAAGTTGACCTCAACGGGCTGATTGGAAGCCTGTGCAGCAACTGCTCCGCCTGCGCCTGCAGTTGACACGGCACCGGTAGCTACTGCAACAAAAGCGACACCACCCTTAGTTACTGGGGAGGTAGTCTGCTTGCGGTGCTTGCCACCTCGAGTGTGCTTCTGCAATTTCGCCTGCTTCCGATTCTTGCCACAAAACTTTTCGAAGCTTATATCACGCTATCGAAGTTTAATTGAGACCATCTTGTTATCTACCGGAAGTAACACTAGCCGGAGATTCCCGATCGGGCAAGTGAAAAGCCAAAGTTTGATTACTTTTTAGCAAATTGTGCAAAAAGTAATACTTTTCTCACAGTGTTACTCTCCGACGTGCCATCGCCAAAACTATCCGTATTAGTGGCACAGTTGTTTATTGATGAGCAAGAAAAATAGTTCGCAGACACGACCCGGTCAGATCCGACGTCGCCGGCCAAAACCGCAAGCACCTGCGCAAACGCCACAGAAGGCAGCTCAGCAATCAAAGTTGCTGCGTTTCCTTCCAACCGTGCTGATTCCGCATGGCGTGGCGGTGCTTTTGGTTATTATTCTCGCCGTAGCCTCC from Corynebacterium glutamicum ATCC 13032 carries:
- a CDS encoding M23 family metallopeptidase translates to MQKHTRGGKHRKQTTSPVTKGGVAFVAVATGAVSTAGAGGAVAAQASNQPVEVNFELTANDTTDLVAGSSAPQILSIAEFKPVVNLGDQIVKTIQYNADRIQADLDARGPSVVRPAEGSYTSGFGARWGTNHNGVDIANAIGTPILAAMDGTVIDAGPASGFGNWVRLQHEDGTITVYGHMETVEVTVGQTVKAGERIAGMGSRGFSTGSHLHFEVYPAGGGAVDPAPWLAERGITL
- a CDS encoding PadR family transcriptional regulator; this encodes MSIKHALLVLMLDEPTSASQLQTKFEETMGIWQLNIGQVTQTIQRLQRDGLAETAGTTVSSNGRTVDTFQPTDLGRELVAQWFESPVTVTLSERDELVTKIAIAESRGLNLIPLLDIQRNTVMAELRALNKSSRDLAETRNTQRLLVEKRIFELEAQARWLDRIEALEQ
- a CDS encoding ABC transporter ATP-binding protein; amino-acid sequence: MTNTPFPLELQNISCAFGEGPRHVSALNNVSLAVNPGELVAIMGPSGSGKSTLLNVAGLLQRATSGHVLIDGASASDLNAKRAAETRRRHIGVIFQNYNLVPTLTVGENVGLPLELDGKTDRQAVAIALAEVGLEGFDDRFPEEISGGQAQRVAIARALIGPRKILLADEPTGALDTSTGDAVLRVLRQRIDSGAAGLLVTHEPRFAAWADRTIMLRDGEIQ